A portion of the Sphaerochaeta pleomorpha str. Grapes genome contains these proteins:
- a CDS encoding ABC transporter substrate-binding protein yields the protein MRKVIFTVLACLMVVTPLVAQGTKEDSSAANELVVYASVDEANAVKILDAFTADTQIKTSFVQLSSGPALTRIQAESGKPQADVWLGAPSDNHVIAKKDGLTVPYKGPNFEALGSEFKDAEGYWRGFYMNPLCFGINTVALAKAGATIPRSWADLLKPEYKGLIQMPTPQASGTAVTMVYSLIEMMGEDQAFAYMAKLNKNVQTYTSSGTGPSKGVNVGDCAIGIQFSPAFFQMKANGQPIEIVFPSEGFGFEFPAASILKGAKNYEAAKIFMEWLVSKKGQDVLKSTGTYFYPVIDDAEIDPVMPAFSTLHVVGVDLSYYSSRKQQLVERWVSEVLSAK from the coding sequence ATGAGAAAAGTAATTTTTACCGTGCTTGCCTGTTTGATGGTGGTGACCCCGCTTGTCGCACAAGGGACGAAGGAGGATTCTTCAGCTGCAAACGAATTGGTAGTCTATGCCAGTGTCGATGAAGCCAATGCTGTCAAAATCCTTGACGCCTTCACCGCCGATACACAGATCAAGACAAGCTTTGTCCAGCTTTCCTCTGGTCCTGCCCTTACCAGAATCCAGGCAGAATCGGGGAAACCCCAGGCTGATGTTTGGCTTGGTGCCCCAAGTGACAACCATGTCATCGCGAAAAAAGATGGTCTGACAGTTCCCTACAAAGGACCAAACTTCGAAGCTTTGGGCTCTGAATTCAAGGATGCAGAAGGGTATTGGAGAGGTTTCTACATGAATCCGCTCTGTTTCGGGATCAACACAGTTGCTTTGGCAAAAGCCGGTGCAACCATTCCCCGTAGCTGGGCCGATTTGCTCAAACCCGAATATAAGGGCTTGATCCAGATGCCTACCCCCCAGGCCTCGGGAACCGCTGTTACCATGGTCTATAGTCTCATCGAGATGATGGGTGAAGACCAGGCTTTTGCTTATATGGCAAAGTTGAACAAGAATGTCCAGACATATACTTCTTCAGGCACTGGCCCTTCAAAGGGTGTCAATGTCGGCGATTGTGCAATTGGAATCCAGTTTTCCCCTGCTTTCTTCCAGATGAAGGCAAACGGGCAGCCTATCGAAATCGTATTCCCTTCTGAAGGTTTCGGTTTTGAATTCCCTGCAGCTTCCATCCTCAAAGGAGCCAAGAACTATGAGGCTGCCAAGATTTTCATGGAATGGCTGGTAAGCAAGAAAGGTCAGGATGTGCTCAAGTCGACGGGTACCTACTTCTACCCGGTTATCGATGATGCCGAAATCGATCCTGTCATGCCAGCTTTCTCTACCTTGCATGTAGTTGGTGTTGACCTTTCCTACTATAGTTCACGCAAACAGCAGTTGGTGGAACGCTGGGTGAGTGAAGTACTCTCTGCAAAATAA
- a CDS encoding tRNA 2-thiocytidine biosynthesis TtcA family protein, whose translation MAEEKESYLNLINGDIPPWVMRFVKQTGKTINTYSMVRENDSVLLSVSGGKDSLAMAMALSIRRKWLPVTYEIKALMINWIEHPIPEEYREKLATYFKALDIDFSIVDERQYPDSFKGEFNCYLCSRNRRRIMFEYCEEHGISLVAMGHHLDDLVETTMMNLCFRANFSTMLPVQPFFDGKIHIVRPMIQVHESVIKRMAEHYDFPVIKPVCPYDQSNVRARLKPIISELSHIDKLTREHVFNAHSFEPRM comes from the coding sequence ATGGCTGAAGAAAAAGAATCCTATCTCAATCTTATCAACGGGGACATACCTCCTTGGGTAATGCGGTTTGTCAAACAGACCGGAAAAACAATAAACACCTATTCAATGGTAAGAGAAAACGATTCAGTGCTTCTCTCTGTCTCTGGGGGAAAGGATTCTCTGGCAATGGCAATGGCACTTTCGATTCGAAGGAAGTGGTTGCCTGTCACCTATGAAATCAAAGCACTCATGATCAATTGGATAGAACATCCCATCCCTGAGGAATACAGGGAAAAGCTTGCAACGTATTTCAAGGCTCTCGATATCGATTTTAGCATAGTAGATGAACGTCAGTACCCTGACTCGTTCAAGGGAGAATTCAATTGCTACCTTTGTTCAAGAAACAGGCGAAGGATCATGTTCGAGTACTGCGAGGAACACGGGATATCCCTCGTTGCGATGGGCCACCACCTCGATGACTTGGTAGAAACAACCATGATGAATCTTTGTTTCAGGGCAAATTTCTCTACCATGCTTCCTGTGCAACCTTTCTTTGATGGGAAAATACATATCGTCAGACCAATGATACAAGTCCATGAATCGGTGATCAAACGAATGGCTGAGCACTATGATTTTCCTGTCATAAAACCTGTTTGCCCCTATGACCAATCCAATGTACGAGCAAGGCTGAAACCTATTATATCAGAATTATCGCACATAGACAAACTTACCCGCGAACATGTCTTTAATGCACATTCTTTTGAGCCACGAATGTAA
- a CDS encoding HD domain-containing protein, with product MKSQTSHALSSLFASYDIRIRDPLWKDIHLSAAFKEIYLCPCVQKLGRIKQLGPTFHIYPGAVHTRLDHSLGVYHISHLILVSLLKKAIANGTETPITEEGMRTFLCAALLHDIGHFPFAHSLKELPLKSHESIASDLIQGDLQLKNAIGKAGCKPSAVADIIDTDRPCTDTEVLLYRSLLSGTLDPDKLDYLNRDAFFCGVPYGNQDVPYITDNLLLQNGCPALPVQSAGSVEHILFSKYLMYQNVYWHKLTRSATAMIKKAVIGALDDSVLSAEKLYILDDEQFFSLPEKISYAPFVLFSQVRDNNFLACRYEESFDASRKLDRDALSLMGRKTVEKRIYENLKQTGNYSALQEFEIIVDIPEPVSFETDLPLVQENGTCIPFGDYDTLFSADIGKVFTKSLRKTRIFTPSYVGKEAVREALEF from the coding sequence ATGAAAAGCCAAACGAGCCATGCCCTTTCCAGCCTGTTCGCATCCTATGATATACGAATCCGTGACCCTTTATGGAAAGACATCCATCTCAGCGCTGCTTTCAAGGAAATTTATCTTTGCCCTTGCGTACAGAAGCTGGGAAGGATCAAACAGCTGGGCCCGACGTTCCATATCTACCCGGGAGCTGTACATACGCGGCTTGACCATAGCCTGGGCGTATACCATATAAGTCACCTCATTTTGGTCTCTCTGCTCAAGAAAGCAATAGCAAATGGAACCGAGACGCCCATAACCGAAGAAGGTATGCGTACATTTCTCTGTGCCGCCCTCTTACATGATATCGGCCATTTCCCCTTTGCCCATTCCCTGAAAGAACTTCCCTTGAAAAGCCATGAGAGCATAGCATCCGATTTGATCCAAGGAGACCTGCAACTGAAAAATGCCATAGGTAAAGCCGGATGCAAACCAAGTGCTGTTGCAGATATAATCGACACTGACCGTCCGTGTACAGATACTGAAGTCCTCCTGTACCGGTCCCTTCTTTCCGGTACCCTCGACCCAGATAAACTTGATTATCTCAACAGGGATGCCTTTTTCTGCGGGGTACCGTATGGAAACCAGGATGTTCCCTATATTACTGACAATTTGCTGTTACAAAACGGATGCCCAGCCCTTCCTGTACAAAGTGCGGGGTCTGTCGAACATATCCTTTTCAGTAAATACCTTATGTATCAGAATGTGTATTGGCATAAACTTACGCGCTCGGCAACAGCAATGATAAAAAAAGCTGTAATAGGTGCGTTGGACGATTCGGTTCTCTCTGCCGAAAAGCTGTATATTTTGGACGACGAGCAGTTTTTCTCACTTCCCGAAAAGATTTCCTATGCTCCTTTCGTACTGTTTTCACAAGTCCGTGATAATAATTTTCTCGCTTGCCGGTATGAGGAAAGTTTTGATGCAAGCAGGAAACTTGACAGGGATGCACTTTCTTTGATGGGCAGGAAAACTGTTGAAAAACGAATTTACGAGAATCTCAAGCAAACTGGCAACTATTCGGCACTGCAGGAATTCGAAATAATTGTTGATATACCAGAACCGGTTTCTTTCGAGACTGACCTTCCCCTTGTACAGGAAAACGGAACGTGTATTCCCTTTGGGGATTATGATACGCTTTTCTCGGCAGACATTGGAAAGGTCTTTACAAAAAGCCTAAGAAAAACCAGAATCTTCACACCTTCGTATGTTGGCAAAGAAGCGGTACGTGAGGCATTGGAGTTTTAG
- the mutL gene encoding DNA mismatch repair endonuclease MutL, with protein sequence MKIHVLDSIVAQRIAAGEVIERPSSVMRELLDNALDAHSTSIIASVTEGGLEEITVIDNGEGIASEDLPLCCESHATSKVTSFEDLYHLDTMGFRGEALYSIAAVSSITISSRFLQNDAFSITIDNGRKQAVVPGGPSEGTKVTVSGLFKEVPARRQFLKRPSTEATMCKNLLIEKSLAFPDRSFKFYSDGQLKLDLRATDKKQRILDALSTSQNIVPSEMLELFDNAGRFSLYALASSPAIFRSDRSHIKIYVNERPVEEYSLVQAVSYGYGELLPGGSFPYCYLFITVDPTLVDFNIHPTKREVKLRNKAEIHHQVVAMISTQIKRTIPRLVKEREETFQSDLAENLEIPYRAPVQRNSFSQIPAQREKPSDPLWFSKAREVLSQVDTSMQATRTTEQEDIWASQAVENDYTYIGQAFNLFLIAQKGEELFLVDQHAAHERILFDEIRGKKEVQALMIPVEFEVDRDVDNYLGENTDVYLNLGIKLEKSADLFWKLYSIPAMFRDIEQEVVAFIQNHTGDTAEVEKGLYAIVSCHAAIKSGDVLDKITAKAILDKVFAMEDPCCPHGRTFVVRLNKQELSEAVGRT encoded by the coding sequence ATGAAAATTCATGTACTCGATTCAATCGTAGCCCAGCGCATTGCTGCCGGAGAAGTCATTGAACGTCCTTCTTCTGTTATGCGCGAATTATTGGACAATGCCTTAGATGCCCATAGTACGTCGATAATTGCAAGCGTTACCGAAGGGGGGCTTGAGGAAATTACCGTTATTGACAATGGCGAAGGGATTGCAAGTGAGGACCTCCCACTGTGCTGTGAGAGCCACGCCACAAGCAAAGTAACAAGTTTTGAAGATCTCTACCACCTCGATACCATGGGCTTCAGGGGCGAGGCCCTCTATAGCATTGCAGCTGTTTCAAGCATCACCATATCCAGCAGGTTTTTGCAGAATGATGCTTTTTCAATTACCATTGACAATGGAAGGAAACAGGCCGTTGTCCCAGGAGGCCCCTCTGAAGGAACCAAGGTAACGGTATCTGGTTTATTCAAGGAAGTTCCGGCAAGGCGACAGTTCCTCAAACGCCCCTCAACAGAAGCCACCATGTGCAAAAACCTTCTTATCGAGAAGTCTTTGGCCTTCCCTGACCGTTCCTTCAAGTTCTATAGTGATGGACAGCTCAAATTGGATTTACGAGCTACTGATAAAAAACAACGCATCCTCGATGCTCTCTCCACTTCCCAGAATATCGTTCCTTCCGAAATGCTTGAACTTTTTGACAATGCGGGAAGGTTCAGTCTGTATGCCCTTGCTTCCTCTCCGGCAATTTTCAGAAGTGATAGGTCCCATATCAAAATATATGTCAATGAAAGACCGGTTGAGGAATATTCGCTCGTGCAGGCCGTATCCTATGGCTATGGGGAACTATTGCCGGGGGGATCCTTTCCCTATTGCTACCTGTTCATTACTGTTGACCCTACCCTCGTGGACTTCAATATCCATCCAACGAAACGGGAAGTAAAATTGCGCAACAAGGCTGAGATTCATCATCAGGTAGTTGCCATGATAAGCACTCAGATTAAAAGAACGATTCCCCGGCTCGTAAAAGAGAGGGAAGAAACGTTCCAAAGCGACCTCGCTGAAAACCTGGAAATCCCCTATAGAGCACCTGTTCAGAGGAATTCCTTTTCCCAAATACCTGCACAGAGAGAAAAACCCAGCGATCCTTTGTGGTTTTCCAAGGCACGGGAGGTGTTATCACAGGTAGACACTTCCATGCAGGCAACCAGAACCACTGAGCAAGAAGATATCTGGGCTTCCCAGGCTGTTGAAAATGATTACACCTATATCGGACAAGCATTCAATCTGTTCCTTATTGCCCAAAAAGGAGAAGAATTATTTCTGGTAGACCAACATGCAGCCCATGAACGTATTCTTTTTGATGAGATCAGGGGAAAGAAAGAAGTACAGGCTCTTATGATCCCCGTTGAATTTGAAGTCGACCGTGACGTCGACAATTATCTGGGGGAGAATACCGATGTATACCTGAATCTGGGGATAAAGCTTGAGAAAAGCGCAGATCTCTTTTGGAAACTCTATTCGATACCTGCAATGTTCAGGGACATTGAACAAGAGGTAGTTGCTTTTATCCAAAACCATACCGGAGATACTGCCGAGGTGGAAAAAGGCCTGTATGCTATTGTGTCTTGCCATGCTGCAATAAAAAGCGGTGATGTGCTGGACAAAATCACTGCAAAAGCAATATTGGATAAAGTATTTGCCATGGAAGACCCATGTTGCCCGCATGGCAGAACCTTTGTGGTAAGACTCAACAAGCAAGAACTCAGCGAAGCGGTCGGCAGAACCTAA